From Halotia branconii CENA392, the proteins below share one genomic window:
- a CDS encoding HupE/UreJ family protein codes for MFKIKLLGSTALKDLQHRHIRAIAALILISLLTSWSGLPSHHAISNCWEGLLWGIANPVIGLDRLTSIVAVGFLSARMIYSTLIASWFILATVLGTVLHLYQFNLLGAEIAIAISSIAFGVILLMPNQFHWLIVALLGIMAGLFQGYSNGQSIVGLDMMPLLAYIFGVTLTQYAVVMSAKTISNSISQNKINEFLTRIIYFVGFAFCAIGIVFLKNSIN; via the coding sequence ATGTTTAAAATTAAATTATTAGGATCTACTGCCCTTAAAGATTTACAGCACCGCCATATAAGAGCGATTGCTGCTTTAATTCTAATTAGTTTATTGACTTCATGGAGTGGATTACCATCTCACCATGCCATATCTAACTGCTGGGAAGGCTTATTGTGGGGAATAGCTAATCCAGTCATTGGCTTGGATCGTTTAACCAGCATTGTTGCTGTTGGGTTCCTCTCGGCTAGGATGATTTATAGTACTTTGATTGCTAGCTGGTTTATTTTAGCAACAGTCTTAGGAACAGTACTGCATTTATACCAGTTCAATTTACTAGGTGCGGAAATAGCGATCGCTATTTCTAGCATTGCCTTTGGCGTTATATTGTTGATGCCAAATCAATTTCACTGGTTGATCGTTGCATTATTAGGAATAATGGCTGGTTTGTTTCAAGGTTACAGCAATGGTCAGTCAATTGTTGGGCTAGATATGATGCCATTGCTTGCTTATATTTTTGGTGTTACCTTGACTCAGTATGCAGTTGTGATGAGTGCTAAAACAATTAGCAATTCAATCAGCCAAAATAAAATAAATGAATTTTTAACAAGGATAATTTATTTTGTCGGCTTCGCTTTCTGTGCGATCGGAATTGTGTTTCTGAAAAACTCAATCAACTAA